The Marinobacter halotolerans genome includes a window with the following:
- a CDS encoding ribonucleotide reductase subunit alpha: MISSYSDLIQASRGQQEAQRLLFVFCRAELPDEASDEEKAAFERGEGGALTPVICVDKTPDEAPEFQGLVEESRTTGQAWDVVFVAAMSGRGGMAPSTDEAQQPLTMMVESIRLGHISHYLPLDATGSAVSLN; encoded by the coding sequence ATGATCAGCAGTTACAGCGACCTGATTCAGGCATCACGCGGTCAGCAAGAGGCTCAGCGCCTGTTATTCGTGTTCTGCCGGGCCGAGCTGCCCGACGAGGCGTCCGATGAAGAAAAAGCGGCGTTCGAGCGCGGTGAAGGCGGCGCCCTGACGCCAGTAATCTGTGTCGACAAGACCCCTGACGAGGCCCCCGAATTCCAGGGCCTTGTCGAGGAGTCCCGCACTACCGGGCAGGCCTGGGATGTGGTGTTTGTCGCCGCCATGTCCGGTCGCGGCGGAATGGCGCCGTCAACGGACGAAGCACAGCAACCGCTGACCATGATGGTGGAGTCCATCCGTCTGGGACATATCAGTCATTATCTGCCGCTTGATGCAACCGGCAGCGCTGTCAGCCTGAATTGA
- a CDS encoding Crp/Fnr family transcriptional regulator, protein MALTQTAETRYSKPVLIAVNKTVGEEDGLQQLRSHPLFAQLSGQDQQKLIQQSRRLRLGHHQVLYRQDMPAHHFFFVITGRLRLYRLDASGIDRTLDSIGPGDCFAEVMIYADPPQYACYAEALKSSEVLMIPVRAYQELIENNPRYAQAALRHYAKRAVSRFHDLEIMTLQNARDRLIRYLIDLLPNGAEEGGEVELPLPKCLVASRLAMQPETFSRILADLKSNGLVRVNRSRLFISDPQRLIAISQ, encoded by the coding sequence ATGGCCCTTACACAGACAGCCGAGACCCGCTACAGCAAACCGGTCCTGATTGCCGTTAATAAAACCGTCGGTGAAGAAGACGGCCTTCAGCAACTGCGTAGCCATCCGCTGTTCGCCCAACTGAGTGGCCAGGACCAGCAGAAGCTGATCCAGCAGTCGCGGCGCCTGAGGCTCGGACATCACCAGGTACTGTACCGCCAGGATATGCCGGCCCATCACTTCTTCTTTGTGATTACCGGTCGCCTGCGCCTCTACCGACTGGACGCCTCCGGTATTGACCGCACTCTGGACAGCATCGGTCCGGGCGACTGCTTTGCCGAGGTCATGATCTACGCCGATCCGCCGCAGTATGCCTGCTATGCCGAGGCGCTGAAGTCCAGCGAGGTACTGATGATCCCCGTCAGGGCCTACCAGGAACTGATCGAAAACAATCCCCGGTACGCCCAGGCGGCGCTTCGGCATTATGCCAAGCGGGCCGTTTCCCGGTTTCACGATCTGGAAATCATGACGCTGCAGAACGCCCGCGACCGGCTGATCCGCTACCTTATCGACCTGCTTCCAAACGGGGCAGAGGAAGGTGGGGAAGTGGAGCTGCCGCTGCCCAAGTGCCTGGTAGCGTCCAGGCTGGCCATGCAGCCGGAAACCTTCTCCCGGATTCTGGCGGATCTGAAATCGAATGGGCTGGTGCGCGTTAATCGCAGCCGGCTGTTTATTTCAGACCCCCAGCGCCTGATCGCCATCAGCCAGTAG
- a CDS encoding peptidylprolyl isomerase: protein MELIPVGNAEKPRNQFPPVYVGDTLIGEDDIARELQHHPAEDVAEAWHEAARSLVIRELLLQQTSRLNLEGIADEEDRIARVLELELQVPEPGEQDCERFYAANPGRFRSPTLMAVSHILLAAAPDDVQERMRQEEVGQQLLSSLLEGRAQFEPLAKQYSACESRHQGGSLGQISKGQTVDEFERPVLSLREGLNPELIETRYGWHIVRVDQRIDGEQLPYEHVKPQIRQYLSESVTRRAFRQYLQVLASEIGVKGVDLELPDSPLMQ, encoded by the coding sequence ATGGAACTCATACCTGTCGGCAACGCCGAAAAACCTAGAAACCAGTTTCCGCCCGTCTACGTGGGCGACACCCTCATCGGCGAAGACGACATCGCCCGAGAGCTGCAGCACCACCCGGCGGAAGACGTCGCCGAAGCCTGGCACGAAGCCGCCAGAAGCCTTGTAATCCGCGAGCTGCTGCTGCAACAGACGAGCCGCCTCAATCTCGAAGGGATTGCTGACGAAGAGGACCGCATCGCCCGGGTACTGGAACTCGAACTCCAGGTTCCAGAACCCGGCGAACAGGATTGCGAGCGCTTCTACGCCGCCAACCCCGGCCGCTTCCGCAGTCCCACGCTGATGGCGGTTAGCCATATCCTGCTGGCGGCGGCACCGGACGATGTCCAGGAGCGCATGCGCCAGGAAGAGGTGGGTCAACAGCTGCTGTCCTCGCTGCTGGAGGGGCGTGCCCAGTTCGAGCCGCTGGCCAAGCAATACTCTGCCTGCGAATCGCGCCATCAGGGCGGCAGCCTGGGCCAGATCAGCAAAGGGCAGACCGTCGACGAGTTCGAACGCCCGGTCCTTTCGCTGCGGGAAGGTCTCAATCCGGAACTGATCGAAACCCGCTACGGCTGGCACATCGTTCGGGTTGATCAGCGCATTGATGGCGAACAGTTGCCCTATGAACACGTCAAACCCCAGATCCGGCAGTACCTGAGCGAAAGCGTCACCAGGCGGGCGTTCAGACAGTATTTGCAGGTTCTGGCGTCGGAAATCGGTGTGAAAGGGGTTGATCTGGAGTTGCCGGATTCACCGCTGATGCAGTAA
- the narI gene encoding respiratory nitrate reductase subunit gamma: MSYLNTLLFGIYPYVAIAIMVIGTWARYDHGQFTWKAHSTQTLSKKNMVMASVLFHVGVLVVFFGHLVGLLTPHAVYENFMSPGTKQIMAIVVGGIAGLMAIVGGGMLAWRRLTDPRVKASSTFADNMIIVILVLQLALGLLTILPTMGHLDGSTMLQFSAWAQGIVTLQGGVAAYIADVHWIYKAHIFLGLTIFVLFPFTRLVHMLSVPVEYFGRRYQVVRKRA, from the coding sequence ATGTCTTACCTGAACACACTGTTATTCGGAATCTACCCCTACGTTGCCATTGCCATTATGGTGATTGGCACCTGGGCCCGCTACGATCACGGCCAGTTCACCTGGAAAGCCCATTCCACGCAGACACTGAGCAAGAAAAACATGGTGATGGCCAGCGTGCTCTTCCATGTCGGTGTACTGGTGGTCTTCTTCGGCCATCTGGTCGGCCTGCTGACACCCCACGCCGTCTACGAGAACTTCATGAGCCCGGGCACCAAGCAGATCATGGCCATTGTCGTGGGCGGCATTGCCGGTCTGATGGCCATTGTCGGCGGTGGCATGCTTGCCTGGCGCCGCCTGACCGACCCCCGGGTGAAAGCCAGCAGCACCTTCGCCGATAACATGATTATCGTCATTCTGGTCCTTCAACTGGCGCTCGGGCTGCTGACCATCCTGCCCACTATGGGTCATCTTGACGGCAGTACCATGCTTCAGTTCTCGGCCTGGGCTCAGGGTATTGTCACGCTCCAGGGTGGCGTTGCCGCCTACATTGCCGATGTGCACTGGATCTACAAGGCCCATATCTTCCTTGGCCTCACTATCTTTGTACTCTTTCCGTTTACTCGCCTGGTACACATGCTGAGCGTGCCAGTGGAGTATTTCGGAAGGCGGTATCAGGTTGTGCGTAAGCGCGCGTAA